One Streptosporangium sp. NBC_01495 DNA window includes the following coding sequences:
- the groL gene encoding chaperonin GroEL (60 kDa chaperone family; promotes refolding of misfolded polypeptides especially under stressful conditions; forms two stacked rings of heptamers to form a barrel-shaped 14mer; ends can be capped by GroES; misfolded proteins enter the barrel where they are refolded when GroES binds) has protein sequence MTSKMIAFNEDARRGLERGMNQLADAVKVTLGPKGRNVVLEKKWGAPTITNDGVSIAKEIELEDPWEKIGAELVKEVAKKTDDVAGDGTTTATVLAQALVREGLRNVAAGANPMSLKKGIEAAVERVSEELSKLAKDVETKAQIASTASISAGDPQIGEMIAEAMDKVGKEGVITVEESNTFGLELELTEGMRFDKGYIAPLFITDPDRLEAVLDDPYVLMVSGKVSANRDVVPLLDKVVQSGRPLLVIAEDVEGEALATLVVNKMKAVFRSVAVKAPGFGDRRKAMLGDIAILTGGQVIAEEVGLKLENATLDLLGRARKVVVTKDETTIVDGAGDPEQIAGRVNQIRAEIENTDSDYDREKLQERLAKLAGGVAVIKAGAATEVELKERKHRIEDAVRNAKAAVEEGIVPGGGVALLQAGAKAFDKLELFGDEATGAAIVRKALEEPLKQIAVNAGLEGGVVVEKVRNLPPGEGLNAATGEYVNLFETGIIDPAKVTRSALQNAASIAALFLTTEAVIAEKPEKAGAAPAMPGGGDMDF, from the coding sequence ATGACTTCGAAAATGATCGCGTTCAACGAGGATGCCCGGCGCGGTCTCGAGCGTGGCATGAACCAGCTCGCGGACGCCGTCAAGGTGACCCTCGGCCCCAAGGGCCGTAACGTCGTTCTGGAGAAGAAGTGGGGCGCTCCCACGATCACCAACGACGGTGTCTCCATCGCCAAGGAGATCGAGCTCGAGGACCCGTGGGAGAAGATCGGGGCCGAGCTCGTCAAGGAGGTCGCCAAGAAGACCGACGACGTCGCGGGTGACGGCACCACCACCGCCACCGTGCTCGCTCAGGCTCTCGTACGCGAGGGCCTTCGCAACGTCGCCGCCGGCGCCAACCCGATGTCCCTGAAGAAGGGCATCGAGGCCGCCGTCGAGCGCGTGTCGGAGGAGCTGTCCAAGCTCGCCAAGGACGTGGAGACGAAGGCGCAGATCGCCTCCACCGCATCCATCTCCGCGGGCGACCCGCAGATCGGCGAGATGATCGCCGAGGCGATGGACAAGGTCGGCAAGGAAGGCGTCATCACCGTCGAGGAGAGCAACACCTTCGGCCTCGAGCTTGAGCTCACCGAGGGCATGCGCTTCGACAAGGGGTACATCGCCCCGCTCTTCATCACCGACCCCGACCGGCTCGAAGCGGTGCTGGACGATCCGTACGTCCTGATGGTGAGTGGCAAGGTCTCCGCCAACAGGGACGTGGTGCCCCTGCTCGACAAGGTCGTGCAGTCCGGCAGGCCGCTGCTGGTCATCGCCGAGGACGTCGAGGGCGAGGCCCTGGCCACCCTGGTCGTCAACAAGATGAAGGCCGTCTTCCGGTCGGTCGCGGTCAAGGCGCCGGGCTTCGGTGACCGCCGCAAGGCGATGCTGGGCGACATCGCGATCCTGACCGGCGGTCAGGTCATCGCCGAGGAGGTCGGTCTCAAGCTGGAGAACGCCACCCTCGACCTGCTCGGCCGGGCCCGCAAGGTCGTGGTCACCAAGGACGAGACCACCATCGTCGACGGTGCCGGTGACCCCGAGCAGATCGCCGGCCGGGTCAACCAGATCCGCGCCGAGATCGAGAACACCGACTCCGACTACGACCGCGAGAAGCTCCAGGAGCGTCTGGCCAAGCTGGCCGGCGGCGTGGCCGTCATCAAGGCCGGCGCGGCGACCGAGGTCGAGCTCAAGGAGCGCAAGCACCGCATCGAGGACGCCGTTCGCAACGCGAAGGCGGCCGTCGAGGAGGGCATCGTCCCCGGCGGCGGCGTGGCGCTGCTGCAGGCCGGCGCCAAGGCGTTCGACAAGCTGGAGCTCTTCGGCGACGAGGCCACCGGTGCCGCGATCGTCAGGAAGGCTCTGGAGGAGCCGCTGAAGCAGATCGCCGTGAACGCCGGCCTCGAGGGCGGCGTCGTCGTGGAGAAGGTGCGCAACCTTCCCCCGGGTGAGGGCCTCAACGCCGCCACCGGCGAGTACGTCAACCTGTTCGAGACGGGCATCATCGACCCGGCCAAGGTGACGCGTTCGGCGCTGCAGAACGCGGCGTCCATCGCGGCGCTGTTCCTCACCACCGAGGCCGTCATCGCCGAGAAGCCCGAGAAGGCCGGAGCCGCCCCCGCCATGCCCGGCGGCGGCGACATGGACTTCTAG
- a CDS encoding TetR/AcrR family transcriptional regulator: protein MNDDAMGLRARNSQATREAIGHAALRLAIEQGPSGLALVRVHDIATAAGVSPRTYNNYFSSRAEAICAFQADQAGRAGQALRSRPADEPLDQAVVAAVVELYTDPEPDKAGLRMIMSTPELEGEALKAFTMAEGPLAEAIATRTGTDPGRDLFPAVTAAAVAGAIRVAGRHWLEPGNTESFATTLRRALSCVFPGTPPEGPRDR, encoded by the coding sequence ATGAACGACGACGCCATGGGCCTCCGGGCACGCAACAGCCAGGCCACCCGGGAGGCGATCGGCCATGCCGCGCTGCGTCTCGCCATCGAGCAGGGCCCCAGCGGGCTGGCCCTTGTCCGCGTCCATGACATCGCCACGGCCGCGGGAGTCTCCCCTCGCACCTACAACAACTACTTCTCCAGCAGGGCGGAGGCGATCTGCGCCTTCCAGGCCGACCAGGCCGGGCGCGCGGGGCAGGCGCTGCGCTCCAGGCCCGCCGACGAGCCGCTCGACCAGGCCGTCGTCGCGGCCGTGGTCGAGCTCTACACCGACCCCGAGCCCGACAAGGCCGGCCTGCGCATGATCATGTCGACGCCCGAGCTGGAGGGCGAGGCGCTGAAGGCGTTCACCATGGCGGAGGGCCCGCTCGCCGAGGCGATCGCGACGCGCACCGGCACCGACCCCGGACGCGACCTGTTCCCCGCCGTCACGGCCGCCGCGGTCGCCGGCGCCATCCGGGTGGCGGGGCGGCACTGGCTCGAACCCGGAAACACCGAGTCCTTCGCCACCACCCTGCGCCGCGCCCTTTCCTGCGTCTTTCCCGGCACGCCGCCCGAAGGCCCGCGGGATCGGTGA
- a CDS encoding response regulator transcription factor, translating into MGNEVIRVLLVDDDAIVRAGLRLMLGGAPDIEIVAEAADGAEVPALVTAYGPDLVLMDIRMPGVDGLAATERLRARPGAPEVLVLTTFHTDAHVLRALRAGAAGFLLKDTLPQDIVTAIRTVAAGDPVLSPAVTRRLIEQVADGSGRDDRAAAARARLALLAEREREVALAVGRGRSNAEIARELHLALPTVKTHVSRILTRLDLNNRVQIALLVHDASAPDYR; encoded by the coding sequence ATGGGGAATGAGGTGATCCGCGTCCTGCTGGTCGACGACGACGCGATCGTGCGGGCCGGGCTGCGCCTGATGCTGGGTGGCGCCCCGGACATCGAGATCGTCGCGGAGGCCGCCGACGGGGCCGAGGTGCCCGCGCTGGTCACCGCGTACGGGCCCGACCTGGTGTTGATGGACATCCGGATGCCGGGCGTCGACGGGCTGGCCGCCACCGAGAGGCTCCGGGCCCGGCCCGGCGCCCCGGAGGTGCTGGTCCTGACCACCTTCCACACCGACGCGCACGTGCTGCGGGCGCTGCGCGCCGGCGCGGCCGGGTTCCTCCTCAAGGACACCCTGCCGCAGGACATCGTCACGGCCATCCGGACGGTGGCCGCCGGAGATCCGGTGCTCTCCCCCGCCGTCACCAGGCGGCTCATCGAGCAGGTGGCGGACGGCTCCGGGCGGGACGACCGGGCCGCCGCCGCGCGGGCCCGGCTGGCGCTGCTGGCCGAGCGGGAGCGGGAGGTGGCCCTGGCGGTCGGGCGCGGCCGCTCCAACGCGGAGATCGCGCGGGAGCTGCATCTGGCGCTGCCCACGGTGAAGACGCACGTGTCACGGATCCTGACCCGGCTGGATCTCAACAACCGGGTCCAGATCGCCTTGCTGGTCCACGACGCGAGCGCGCCGGATTACCGGTAG
- a CDS encoding sensor histidine kinase, with translation MRRIHRTRRDWVADVALFLFAACFAAVSSQSVPVPEDLDPVWRDVDQVVGGLGCAATLLRRRWPVPLAVALLLVGTWAHYLTGPAMVAVFTVAATRPWRVTAWVVALAFAPLPVFLWRVAELSEERAGSALTYFALIAGAIGWGLFRRSRQQLIASLRERAELAEAGAELRAEWARRETREEIAREMHDVLGHRLSMLSVHAGALEFNPDASRTEIARAAGVIRESAHLALRDLREVIGVLRAGPEEGERPQPELADLARLVAEARATGGRIELTGPPDGPVPPPLVGRTAYRIVQEALTNARKHAPGAAVAVEVSGDPAGRLAVEVRNAPPPGPAPVSGAGESAGAGGGQGLIGLAERARLAGGELTAGPADGGFRVRAWLPWPTTDIAPTARTGSGGQDGE, from the coding sequence ATGCGCCGTATCCACCGCACCCGCCGCGACTGGGTCGCCGACGTGGCGCTGTTCCTCTTCGCCGCCTGCTTCGCCGCCGTCAGCTCGCAGTCCGTACCGGTTCCCGAGGACCTCGATCCCGTGTGGCGGGACGTCGACCAGGTGGTCGGCGGGCTGGGGTGCGCGGCGACACTCCTGCGGCGGCGCTGGCCGGTGCCACTGGCGGTGGCGCTGCTGCTGGTGGGCACCTGGGCGCACTACCTGACCGGCCCGGCGATGGTGGCGGTGTTCACGGTGGCCGCGACCCGGCCGTGGCGGGTCACGGCGTGGGTGGTGGCGCTGGCCTTCGCCCCGCTGCCCGTCTTCCTGTGGCGGGTGGCGGAGCTGTCCGAGGAACGGGCGGGTTCGGCGCTGACGTACTTCGCGCTGATCGCCGGGGCCATCGGGTGGGGGCTGTTCCGGCGCTCCCGGCAGCAGCTGATCGCCTCGCTGCGCGAGCGCGCGGAACTCGCCGAGGCGGGCGCGGAGTTGCGGGCCGAATGGGCCCGGCGGGAGACGCGGGAGGAGATCGCCCGCGAGATGCACGACGTGCTCGGCCACCGGCTGTCGATGCTGAGCGTGCACGCGGGGGCGCTGGAGTTCAACCCGGACGCGTCCCGGACGGAGATCGCGCGGGCCGCCGGGGTGATCCGGGAGAGCGCCCACCTGGCCCTGCGCGACCTGCGCGAGGTGATCGGGGTACTGCGGGCCGGGCCGGAGGAGGGTGAGCGACCGCAGCCGGAACTGGCGGACCTGGCCCGGCTGGTGGCGGAGGCGCGGGCGACGGGCGGCCGGATCGAGCTGACCGGGCCGCCGGACGGACCGGTGCCACCGCCCCTGGTGGGACGTACGGCGTACCGGATCGTGCAGGAGGCGCTGACCAACGCGCGTAAGCACGCGCCCGGCGCGGCGGTCGCGGTGGAGGTGAGCGGGGACCCGGCCGGCAGGCTGGCGGTGGAGGTCCGTAACGCACCGCCGCCGGGACCGGCTCCGGTCTCCGGCGCGGGCGAGAGCGCGGGCGCGGGCGGCGGGCAGGGACTGATCGGGCTGGCCGAACGGGCCCGGCTGGCGGGCGGCGAGCTGACGGCCGGCCCCGCCGACGGCGGCTTCCGGGTGCGCGCCTGGCTCCCCTGGCCCACGACGGACATCGCACCCACCGCACGAACCGGGTCCGGCGGCCAGGATGGGGAATGA
- a CDS encoding FBP domain-containing protein, which translates to MRAIFEREIRASFVNCTKGEVKRLAVPRDLDALPWDDLDFLGWRDPSSPGRTYLVAEHGDRLVGVALRRASPHAGHARRSMCSLCLTTHTGDGVSLMTARRTGGNGDSVGAYICTDLACSLYLRGKKDVGPGGRMPESLTLEEKIDRTAANVAGFLQKVTQ; encoded by the coding sequence ATGAGAGCGATTTTCGAGCGCGAGATCCGTGCCTCTTTCGTCAACTGCACCAAGGGCGAGGTCAAGCGCCTCGCCGTACCCAGGGACCTCGACGCCCTGCCCTGGGACGACCTGGACTTCCTCGGCTGGCGGGACCCCTCGTCCCCCGGCCGCACCTACCTGGTCGCCGAGCACGGCGACCGGCTGGTCGGGGTGGCGCTGCGGCGGGCCTCCCCGCATGCCGGGCACGCACGGCGCAGCATGTGCTCGCTCTGCCTGACCACGCACACCGGCGACGGCGTGTCGCTGATGACCGCCCGCCGCACCGGCGGCAACGGCGATTCCGTGGGCGCCTACATCTGCACCGACCTGGCCTGTTCCCTCTACCTGCGCGGCAAGAAGGACGTCGGGCCCGGCGGGCGGATGCCCGAGTCGCTCACGCTCGAGGAAAAGATCGACAGAACCGCGGCCAACGTGGCCGGGTTCCTCCAGAAGGTGACCCAGTGA
- a CDS encoding TetR-like C-terminal domain-containing protein codes for MARAGVTVERLAEAAAELADEVGLGNVTVSEVARRFGVKDASLYSHIRNAHELRARVAVLALAELADRGAAALAGRAGKDALVAFANVYRDYAKEHPGRYAATQVELDPETAKASAARRHSDMTRAILRGYALVEPDQTDAVRLLGSVFHGFVSLEQAGGFRHHPRGADESWGRVLDTLDVALRGWPAGAGDAGASRTP; via the coding sequence ATGGCGCGTGCCGGAGTGACCGTCGAACGGCTGGCCGAGGCGGCGGCGGAGCTCGCCGACGAGGTGGGGCTGGGAAACGTGACCGTCTCGGAGGTCGCGCGCAGGTTCGGCGTGAAGGACGCGAGCCTGTACTCGCACATCAGGAACGCGCACGAGCTACGGGCCCGGGTGGCCGTGCTGGCGCTGGCCGAGCTCGCCGACCGGGGCGCGGCGGCGCTGGCCGGCCGGGCGGGCAAGGACGCGCTGGTCGCCTTCGCCAACGTCTATCGCGACTACGCCAAGGAGCATCCGGGCAGGTACGCGGCGACGCAGGTCGAGCTCGACCCGGAGACCGCGAAGGCGAGCGCGGCGCGCCGGCACTCGGACATGACGCGGGCCATCCTGCGCGGCTACGCACTGGTGGAGCCCGACCAGACCGATGCGGTCCGGCTGCTGGGCAGCGTCTTTCACGGGTTCGTGAGCCTGGAACAGGCGGGTGGCTTCCGCCATCACCCACGCGGCGCGGACGAATCCTGGGGCCGGGTGCTCGACACGCTCGACGTCGCGCTCCGCGGCTGGCCGGCGGGTGCGGGCGACGCCGGCGCGAGCCGCACGCCGTGA
- a CDS encoding TerC family protein: MSAETVLSAADLETIGSPKLWTITVAALMSLLAVDFTLTRRPHEVRMREAVGWSVFYLTLPLIFGLYLWGVFGSGVAMEFLTGYVVEKSLSVDNLFVFMLLLSAFAVPAVLAQRVLLYGIVGALVLRAIFIALGAAVLRSGTWAFLLFGGILIVTAWKILKDALGGEEHKVDVSAMRSIRLLRRLMPITDDYRGSHLVVREDGRRALTPLTLAIVTVFATDIVFAVDSVPAVYGVTSDPFLVFATNAFALLGLRALYFVLLGVLTKLRHLNHGLSVILAFIGTKLVLHWAHGVWAWVPEIPTPISLGVIVAVLITVTITSAYANRRDAKPAPSPAGREPRSRPGH, from the coding sequence ATGTCCGCCGAGACGGTCCTGTCGGCGGCCGATCTCGAAACGATCGGCTCGCCGAAACTGTGGACGATCACCGTGGCCGCTCTGATGTCGCTGCTGGCCGTGGACTTCACACTGACCCGGCGCCCGCACGAGGTGCGGATGCGCGAGGCGGTGGGCTGGTCGGTCTTCTACCTGACACTGCCTCTGATCTTCGGCCTCTATCTGTGGGGGGTCTTCGGATCCGGCGTGGCGATGGAGTTCCTCACCGGCTACGTGGTGGAGAAGTCGCTGTCGGTGGACAACCTGTTCGTGTTCATGCTGCTGCTGTCCGCCTTCGCGGTCCCGGCCGTGCTGGCCCAGCGGGTCCTGCTGTACGGCATCGTCGGGGCGCTGGTGCTGCGCGCGATCTTCATCGCGCTGGGGGCGGCCGTCCTGCGGAGCGGCACCTGGGCGTTCCTGCTGTTCGGCGGGATACTGATCGTCACCGCCTGGAAGATCCTCAAGGACGCGCTGGGCGGGGAGGAGCACAAGGTCGACGTCTCCGCCATGCGCTCGATCCGGCTGCTGCGGCGTCTCATGCCGATCACCGACGACTACCGAGGCTCCCACCTGGTCGTCCGCGAGGACGGCCGCCGCGCTCTGACCCCGCTGACGCTGGCCATCGTGACCGTCTTCGCCACCGACATCGTCTTCGCCGTCGACTCGGTGCCCGCGGTGTACGGCGTGACCTCGGACCCCTTCCTCGTCTTCGCCACCAACGCCTTCGCCCTGCTGGGCCTGCGGGCGCTCTACTTCGTGCTCCTGGGCGTCCTGACGAAGCTGCGGCACCTGAACCACGGGCTCAGCGTCATCCTGGCCTTCATCGGGACCAAGCTCGTCCTGCACTGGGCGCACGGCGTCTGGGCGTGGGTCCCGGAGATTCCCACCCCGATCTCGCTGGGCGTCATCGTCGCCGTCCTGATCACCGTCACGATCACGAGCGCGTACGCCAACCGCCGCGACGCGAAGCCCGCCCCCTCACCCGCCGGCCGCGAACCCCGCTCGCGGCCGGGGCACTGA
- a CDS encoding protein kinase domain-containing protein, protein MSDDHEAFLKPLGPDDLREVSGYRLTARIGEGGMGAVYFTHTRGGQPAALKLIRREFARNPDFRARFKAEVLAARRVSGYHIVPVVDHNVDSEEPWIASAYVPGVPLGEALTAYGPLPLPAVFELVGCVAQALGNVHAASVIHRDLKPGNILLGSQGPWVIDFGIARAADTTQLTGTGRVIGTPQFMSPEQALGQKVTPATDVFALGLLAAVAATGRHPYGEGRGISIAASIANTELRPPDLSGYPDPLRSLLDACLSVDPGQRPAPAALAEQCAEAAEAAERQLYDFDGWLPAPLAKEIGRREAAVQDLRPAEPGPPGLPTIPETHALPETQPATAAQSPYRCAACGAGSPKWKGRCPECKGWGTIEEVPARSTATGIAPAYRCAACGAGSPKWKGRCPECREWGTIEEVPARSTATGIAPAYRCAACGAGSPKWKGRCPECREWGTIKEVRS, encoded by the coding sequence GTGTCTGACGACCATGAGGCGTTTCTGAAGCCGCTGGGGCCGGACGATCTGCGGGAGGTCTCCGGCTACCGGCTCACCGCGAGAATCGGTGAGGGCGGCATGGGCGCGGTGTACTTCACGCACACACGAGGCGGGCAGCCGGCAGCACTCAAGCTGATCCGGCGGGAGTTCGCGAGGAATCCTGATTTCCGGGCGCGGTTCAAGGCGGAGGTGCTGGCGGCGCGGCGGGTGTCGGGCTATCACATCGTGCCGGTCGTGGACCACAACGTGGACTCCGAGGAGCCCTGGATCGCAAGCGCGTACGTGCCCGGAGTGCCGCTGGGGGAGGCGCTGACGGCGTACGGGCCGCTGCCGCTGCCCGCCGTCTTTGAGCTGGTCGGCTGTGTGGCGCAGGCGCTGGGCAATGTGCATGCGGCGTCGGTGATCCACCGTGACCTGAAGCCGGGCAACATCCTGCTGGGGTCGCAGGGGCCGTGGGTCATCGACTTCGGCATCGCGCGGGCGGCGGACACCACGCAGCTCACAGGTACCGGCAGGGTCATCGGCACGCCGCAATTCATGTCGCCCGAGCAAGCGTTGGGGCAGAAGGTCACTCCGGCCACCGATGTCTTCGCGCTCGGTCTGCTCGCGGCCGTGGCGGCCACCGGGCGTCACCCCTACGGTGAGGGCCGGGGCATCTCCATTGCGGCGAGCATTGCCAACACCGAGCTGAGACCCCCGGATCTGAGCGGCTACCCAGACCCGTTGCGGTCGTTGCTGGATGCCTGTCTGTCGGTGGATCCGGGACAGCGTCCGGCGCCCGCCGCGCTCGCCGAGCAGTGCGCGGAGGCCGCGGAGGCCGCAGAGCGGCAACTGTACGACTTCGACGGCTGGCTGCCTGCGCCGCTCGCCAAGGAGATAGGCCGCCGCGAAGCGGCCGTCCAAGATCTGCGGCCCGCTGAACCAGGGCCGCCCGGTCTGCCTACGATTCCTGAAACGCATGCCTTGCCGGAGACCCAACCCGCCACAGCTGCTCAGTCTCCTTATCGATGTGCGGCCTGTGGAGCGGGTTCACCGAAATGGAAAGGGCGCTGTCCCGAGTGCAAAGGGTGGGGCACCATCGAGGAGGTCCCCGCGCGATCGACGGCGACAGGGATCGCGCCTGCTTATCGATGTGCGGCCTGTGGAGCGGGTTCACCGAAATGGAAAGGGCGCTGTCCCGAGTGCAGAGAGTGGGGCACCATCGAGGAGGTCCCCGCGCGATCGACGGCGACAGGGATCGCGCCTGCTTATCGATGTGCGGCCTGTGGAGCGGGTTCACCGAAATGGAAAGGGCGCTGTCCCGAGTGCAGAGAGTGGGGCACGATCAAAGAGGTCCGCTCGTGA
- a CDS encoding VOC family protein, with protein MLTTRYVPGSPNWIDLGTPDTETAVAFYGPLFGWSFQSAGPHSGGYGFFQLDGKTVAAVGPLTEEGAVSGWTPYFQTADADATAKTVEQAGGTVRVAPDDVFTNGRMAGFTDPGGAEFAVWQPGTTKGLDLVTEDGSLAWLELYVPDPDAVRSFYRAVFDWRIDDVSFGDMPYLLLSTSEGERPDMGGVMPLRAGDRPSWLPYFEVADCDASAVRVRELGGDLVAPAVDIDGVGRFAVVSDPRGARFAVITSVG; from the coding sequence ATGCTCACCACCCGATATGTCCCCGGCTCCCCCAACTGGATCGACCTGGGCACGCCCGACACCGAGACCGCCGTCGCCTTCTACGGCCCCCTGTTCGGCTGGAGCTTCCAGTCGGCCGGTCCCCACTCGGGCGGCTACGGCTTCTTCCAGCTCGACGGCAAGACCGTCGCGGCGGTCGGGCCGCTCACCGAGGAGGGAGCGGTTTCCGGGTGGACGCCCTACTTCCAGACCGCCGACGCCGACGCCACCGCGAAGACGGTCGAGCAGGCGGGCGGAACCGTGCGCGTCGCGCCGGACGATGTCTTCACCAATGGGCGGATGGCCGGTTTCACCGATCCCGGCGGCGCGGAGTTCGCCGTCTGGCAGCCGGGCACGACCAAGGGCCTGGACCTCGTCACCGAGGACGGCTCCCTGGCCTGGCTGGAGCTGTACGTCCCCGACCCGGACGCCGTCCGTTCCTTCTACCGGGCGGTCTTCGACTGGAGGATCGACGATGTCTCGTTCGGTGACATGCCCTACCTCCTGCTGTCGACCTCCGAGGGGGAGAGGCCGGACATGGGGGGCGTCATGCCGCTCCGGGCGGGCGACAGGCCGAGCTGGTTGCCGTATTTCGAGGTGGCCGACTGTGACGCGTCCGCCGTCCGGGTGCGGGAGCTCGGCGGCGACCTCGTCGCACCCGCCGTGGACATCGACGGCGTCGGCCGTTTCGCCGTGGTCTCCGACCCCCGTGGCGCACGCTTCGCCGTCATCACCAGCGTCGGCTGA
- a CDS encoding Clp protease N-terminal domain-containing protein: MPKINVYLPDELAEAVKRAGVPVSAVCQRALEQAVRRVTAIRETALGAPDLDDLTARLTQFTPRARDVVKLSVEQARALGAAEVGTEHLLGGMLAEGGNLALQVLGALEIDPEEVRRRLDRLGLDAPAPATAGAAEAELTFGGPAAAALEMTVTEATSLGHNYVGCEHLLLGLIAEPDGAAGRILRELGAEHRLTRHAVSAALAGYVHLRAQTRTAAPPSPALPAGAASALSAAVREELRPVLLRLERLEERLGPADEA; this comes from the coding sequence ATGCCGAAGATCAATGTCTACCTGCCGGACGAGCTGGCCGAGGCGGTGAAGAGGGCGGGCGTGCCGGTCTCCGCCGTGTGCCAGCGGGCTTTGGAGCAGGCTGTACGGCGGGTGACCGCCATCCGCGAGACGGCGCTCGGCGCCCCCGACCTCGACGACCTGACGGCGCGCCTCACCCAGTTCACCCCGCGGGCCCGGGACGTGGTGAAGCTGTCGGTGGAGCAGGCGAGGGCCCTGGGCGCGGCCGAGGTCGGCACCGAGCACCTGCTGGGCGGCATGCTCGCCGAGGGGGGCAATCTGGCGCTCCAGGTTCTCGGCGCCCTGGAGATCGACCCCGAGGAGGTGCGGCGCCGCCTGGACCGGCTCGGCCTCGACGCACCGGCACCGGCCACGGCCGGTGCCGCCGAGGCCGAGCTCACCTTCGGGGGGCCCGCGGCGGCGGCCCTGGAGATGACCGTCACCGAGGCCACCTCGCTCGGCCACAACTACGTCGGCTGCGAGCACCTGCTCCTCGGGCTGATCGCCGAACCGGACGGGGCGGCCGGGCGCATCCTGCGGGAGCTGGGCGCCGAGCACCGGCTGACCCGCCACGCGGTCTCGGCCGCACTCGCCGGATACGTCCACCTGCGCGCGCAGACGCGGACCGCCGCCCCCCCTTCCCCCGCCCTGCCCGCCGGCGCGGCGAGCGCCCTGTCGGCGGCCGTACGCGAGGAGCTGCGCCCCGTCCTGCTCAGGCTCGAACGCCTGGAGGAGCGCCTCGGCCCGGCGGACGAGGCGTAG
- a CDS encoding LLM class F420-dependent oxidoreductase — protein sequence MKLRIFTEPQQGATYDELLAVALAAERLGFDAFFRSDHYMQIWPGGPGPGSTDAWTTLAGLARDTSTIRLGTLVTPVTFRLPGPLAISVAQVDQMSRGRVELGLGTGWYDAEHIAYGIPFPPIGERFGRFEEQLEILVGLWTTPVGETFSFEGAHYRLADSPALPKPAQSPKPPIIIGGTGATRTPRLAARFADEYNVPFRTLEDTSEAFDRVRKACEAEGREPVVLSAAQVVCVGSDDAEIARRAERIGQDVAALRATGLAGTPAEVAEKIGRFAELGAERIYLQVLDLDDLDHLELIADEILSHV from the coding sequence ATGAAGTTGAGGATCTTCACTGAACCGCAGCAGGGTGCCACGTACGACGAGTTGCTGGCGGTCGCGCTGGCCGCGGAGCGGCTCGGGTTCGACGCCTTCTTCCGTTCCGACCACTACATGCAGATCTGGCCCGGCGGCCCGGGGCCCGGCTCCACCGACGCCTGGACGACTCTGGCGGGCCTGGCCAGGGACACCTCCACGATCCGTCTCGGCACCCTGGTCACGCCGGTCACCTTCCGGCTGCCGGGCCCGCTGGCGATCAGCGTGGCCCAGGTCGACCAGATGAGCCGCGGGCGGGTCGAGCTGGGCCTGGGCACCGGCTGGTACGACGCCGAGCACATCGCGTACGGCATCCCGTTCCCGCCGATCGGCGAGCGGTTCGGCCGGTTCGAGGAGCAGCTGGAGATACTGGTCGGGCTCTGGACCACGCCGGTGGGCGAGACGTTCTCCTTCGAGGGTGCCCACTACAGGCTGGCCGACTCGCCCGCGCTGCCCAAGCCCGCGCAGAGCCCGAAACCGCCGATCATCATCGGCGGCACCGGCGCCACGCGCACCCCGCGCCTGGCCGCCCGGTTCGCCGACGAGTACAACGTGCCGTTCCGCACCCTGGAGGACACCTCGGAGGCCTTCGACCGGGTCAGGAAGGCGTGCGAGGCGGAGGGCAGGGAGCCGGTCGTGCTCTCCGCCGCGCAGGTCGTCTGCGTCGGTTCCGACGACGCGGAGATCGCGCGGCGGGCCGAGAGGATCGGGCAGGACGTCGCCGCGCTGCGCGCGACGGGCCTGGCGGGCACCCCCGCCGAGGTGGCCGAGAAGATCGGCCGGTTCGCCGAGCTGGGCGCCGAGCGGATCTACCTGCAGGTGCTGGACCTGGACGACCTCGACCACCTGGAGCTCATCGCGGACGAGATCCTGTCCCACGTGTAG